In the Bacillus clarus genome, ATTCAGAGTCTTTATTGTATTTTTCGTTCCACTTTTTGTATTTGGCATTTTCTTGTTTGGCTAATGTTATTGCTTCTTCTACTGTTTTAACATCTTTTTTTGACCAGTCAACAGCAATATCAGAAAATAATCTGTTTAATGTGCACACTTCCGTTGTTAGCATGACATAGTGAATTAATACATTGATAACAGGATCAGACAATCTGCCATTTTCTTTTGCTATAGAAATACTATTTAAATCTCTCAAATGAGGTGTTGTTGCTGCTATGCAATTAGATAATAATTTTTCAGGATTCGAAGTATTCATTAACTCTATAAATTGTTTTACTTGATTTTCAAAATCTTGTTCCATATAGTTGTTTCTCCTTTATAAAAAATAGCTTTGAATGAAGAGTGATATTATCAATGTGTTTTAATTAAAAAAGTTAACATAATCATCAAATTGCAAAATTGATTGCACATGTTATAATATAAGTACAAACAGAAGCATAATCTATTTCACAATCTATATAATAAAAAAGAGAGCAACATGCGCTAACATGTGCTCATCTTTTAGGTAACCTAGCCGTTAGGGTGATGGTTATCGATTAACGTTTTGTTTTACGAGATCCACCCTTTTTCTTTTGCTTTGGTCGGCGATTAGAAAGGGTGGATTTCTCATTTTCTAAATACTTTTTCTTAAAAAGGTGTGCTGCGCTTTCACGTAGTACGCCTTTTAAAATTTCTTTAAGAAATTCGAGAAATGTTTCCATGGCTTTGTCACCCCCTTCCTCCATCTGAAATGGAAAGAAGAGAAATGATAACCATGCACCCTAACTATTCGGTTACTAAGTCATTATAGCATAATTTATATGTTAGAAGTTTTATTGTTCAATTGTATTCTGATTGTAGGCTTAGTGTCTTTAGACACTATAGTATCGGTCTTTTGTTTTTGAGTAGGCTTTGATTCGAATAAATGAATTAAATTCGTGATACTAGGAGCTTGAACAATACGTAAAACGTTAGTTTCTATATTGTAGCGTGTATCTGTAATAAATAAAATGATTGGAAAAACCTTTTTATCTGTTTTTTGCCATTCAAATTCTTTCCAAATTTCCGAATGATAAAATGCTTCGTATCGACCAATCTTCTCTTGCATTACCTTTTCTGAATAAACATTTCTTTGTATTTCAACAAAGAACGGTGTCCTTTTAAAAATACAGAACAAATCGCATTCAATGGTTCCCTTTTCAGCAAATTTTGGTTCAACAAGTACATGAGTTGGCTCATCATATTTTTTCATTTCAATGAATGTGTCCGCAATAGCTAAGAAATGCAATGTTTTTTGGCTGCCTTCTTTTATTTTAGTGTCTGCCGGAGCGTATACAAACGGTTGAAACGCTTTGAATGCTTTAATATGTCCACGGTCTTGTAGCCGTTTGAGTACTAAATTACAAGTACTGACAGGCTTTGTTAAATGAGAAAAGTGTAAGGCGATAATTTGATCTCTACTTAATACACGAAAACGATATAAGTCACTAATAATCGCTTTATCACGTTTGTTCATAGCTTTTAGTCATCCCCCAACATTCCGAATATGGATTCTTTTTCAGAACTTTCATTTTCTATATTTTGTCGGTCCACATCATGTGTTTTTTTATAATTCTTTAGAATTAGTTTTGCTTTTTCTTCGGACAGAAAAGGTGCCTGTATAGTTTCTAGTGTATCGAAATTTAGAATCATACGTCCTTTAGCGGTCTTAGGAATTTTTTCTGCACCTGGGCAATCCATTACATTTGCATTTGTTGCATTTTTACAACGAAACCCCATTGTCACAGTAAGGTTATTCTTAATTTTACCTTCTAATATTTTAGAATCTGGCCGCTGCATAGACAGTAGTAAAAATACACCATTTGTTCTTCCGATTGAACTAATTTCTTCAATAATGCTTAAAATTTCTTTTTCATTTTGGAGTAGAGGGTACTCATCGATACACAGAAGAAGATACGGAAGCTTTTGTGACAATTGGTCTATATGAGTACACTCGTGCTTATTCAGGAGTTCCCCTCTTCTTTGCATTTCTTTTTTTAATTTTACAAGTACGGGATATAGGGAATTTGCTGTATATGTAGTACTTTTGACGTGTTGGATTTTTTGGAAAAGGTGAAATTCGGATTTTTTTAAATCACACAGGTATAAGTGTAGTTTTTCAGGTGTTTTATGTTGTATAAGAGTCGTT is a window encoding:
- a CDS encoding FtsK/SpoIIIE domain-containing protein; the encoded protein is MINRMKNLWQQYQEQKEEKELIRIIRDKTTKAFHSAQLFLVQKDKFTDLKVHIYPEIRSIKLMDYAEIVFTIPRGMNPEDIKRKEYVFKQYLSDRAELETGTLKFVIRIFPNEIQNVLYNYDAFPLENEKLPVVCGLNKYNQYTIYDMVEHPHILIAGTTGSGKSTQIRAILTTLIQHKTPEKLHLYLCDLKKSEFHLFQKIQHVKSTTYTANSLYPVLVKLKKEMQRRGELLNKHECTHIDQLSQKLPYLLLCIDEYPLLQNEKEILSIIEEISSIGRTNGVFLLLSMQRPDSKILEGKIKNNLTVTMGFRCKNATNANVMDCPGAEKIPKTAKGRMILNFDTLETIQAPFLSEEKAKLILKNYKKTHDVDRQNIENESSEKESIFGMLGDD
- a CDS encoding replication-relaxation family protein; this encodes MNKRDKAIISDLYRFRVLSRDQIIALHFSHLTKPVSTCNLVLKRLQDRGHIKAFKAFQPFVYAPADTKIKEGSQKTLHFLAIADTFIEMKKYDEPTHVLVEPKFAEKGTIECDLFCIFKRTPFFVEIQRNVYSEKVMQEKIGRYEAFYHSEIWKEFEWQKTDKKVFPIILFITDTRYNIETNVLRIVQAPSITNLIHLFESKPTQKQKTDTIVSKDTKPTIRIQLNNKTSNI
- a CDS encoding DnaD domain protein, giving the protein MEQDFENQVKQFIELMNTSNPEKLLSNCIAATTPHLRDLNSISIAKENGRLSDPVINVLIHYVMLTTEVCTLNRLFSDIAVDWSKKDVKTVEEAITLAKQENAKYKKWNEKYNKDSELGHVLREAIICGMTDKQLGQYVRLLLNKDL